Proteins encoded by one window of Gordonia jinghuaiqii:
- a CDS encoding LysR family transcriptional regulator, giving the protein MVLSPRMPDLASLETLQAVVDTGSLNAAATELGVTQQAVSARIRAMETQLGVALLTRTPRGSVPTESGRLVAEWADRLLTLAGEFDAGLAALRLERRDQLRLAASLTIAEHLLPRWLVSFAAQHEHAPKVSFTATNTEQACAMVRAGDVELGFVEGSRVAAGVRSRTVARDELVLIVPPDHPWTRTRRPITAADVARTALVTREEGSGTREFLERSLTSALGPDREVTPPVLELSTTASVRAAVIAGAGPAVLSNLSVADDLGRRLTRIPVEDLDLERSLRAVWLAGPQPAAGAARDFLAHIGRH; this is encoded by the coding sequence ATGGTGCTCAGTCCGCGGATGCCCGATCTCGCGTCGTTGGAGACGCTGCAGGCGGTCGTGGACACGGGGAGTCTCAACGCGGCCGCAACCGAGCTCGGCGTCACGCAGCAGGCGGTGTCGGCGCGCATCCGCGCGATGGAGACCCAGCTCGGCGTCGCACTGCTCACGCGAACGCCACGCGGTTCGGTGCCGACAGAATCCGGGAGGCTCGTCGCCGAATGGGCCGACAGGTTGCTGACCCTCGCCGGTGAATTCGACGCCGGGCTGGCCGCACTACGCCTCGAACGCCGTGATCAGCTGCGATTGGCTGCCAGTCTCACCATCGCCGAGCACCTGCTCCCCCGCTGGCTGGTCTCCTTCGCGGCCCAGCACGAGCACGCACCGAAGGTCTCGTTCACCGCCACCAACACCGAACAGGCTTGCGCGATGGTCCGCGCGGGCGATGTCGAACTCGGCTTCGTCGAAGGGTCACGTGTCGCTGCGGGAGTCCGGAGCAGAACGGTCGCCCGCGACGAGTTGGTGCTCATCGTTCCGCCCGATCATCCGTGGACGCGAACCCGTAGACCGATCACCGCCGCCGACGTCGCCCGCACCGCACTGGTGACCCGCGAAGAGGGATCGGGCACAAGGGAATTCCTGGAACGCTCGCTGACCTCAGCGCTGGGGCCGGACCGCGAGGTCACCCCGCCGGTGCTCGAACTGTCCACCACGGCATCGGTCCGCGCGGCGGTCATCGCCGGTGCCGGACCGGCGGTGCTCAGCAATCTGTCCGTCGCAGACGATCTCGGGCGGCGGCTGACGCGCATCCCGGTCGAGGACCTCGATCTCGAACGGTCACTACGCGCGGTGTGGCTCGCGGGCCCGCAACCCGCCGCGGGCGCCGCCCGGGACTTCCTCGCGCACATCGGCCGTCACTGA
- a CDS encoding TDT family transporter — MTTTTLLRSRTDVSVRQATYLPPNWFAAVMGTGIIAIAAHSLPWQPAGLRVVATGFWLLACAVFIGVVAATIRHWVRDPQVARGHHGHRVVAHFYGAVPMAVMTVGTSTMVVGAAIIGREAALGVDVVCWIVGTLGGVVTALVIPYRHLIAARPGVGEAFGGWLMPVVPPMVSASAAAVLVGQLDAGWARDLVVGIGCAMFALALLAATPIMVALVARLRTGDLGAANMMPTWWIVLGPLGQSVTAACLLAHVAPQVVSTPIAAAMHDFSLTYGLVVWVAATFWIGIAARLTVRTTRTGMPFAMTWWSFTFPVGTYVTASSALALTLGWRVFQVAAVAGFVILVTAWTVVAARTVRGMASGELLRVPVPVPV, encoded by the coding sequence ATGACCACGACGACCCTCCTCCGGAGCCGGACCGACGTATCCGTTCGGCAGGCGACCTACCTTCCGCCCAACTGGTTCGCGGCGGTGATGGGCACGGGGATCATCGCGATCGCAGCGCACAGTCTGCCGTGGCAGCCGGCCGGTCTGCGCGTTGTCGCCACAGGGTTCTGGTTGCTGGCGTGCGCGGTGTTCATCGGCGTGGTAGCGGCCACGATCCGCCACTGGGTGCGCGATCCGCAGGTCGCCCGCGGTCATCACGGGCATCGTGTCGTCGCGCACTTCTACGGCGCCGTGCCGATGGCGGTCATGACGGTCGGGACCAGCACCATGGTCGTGGGTGCGGCGATCATCGGTCGTGAGGCGGCACTCGGCGTCGACGTGGTCTGCTGGATCGTCGGCACTCTCGGCGGTGTGGTGACCGCGCTGGTCATCCCGTACCGACACCTCATCGCCGCTCGGCCGGGTGTCGGCGAGGCCTTCGGCGGGTGGTTGATGCCGGTCGTACCGCCGATGGTGTCGGCATCGGCCGCCGCGGTCCTGGTCGGTCAACTCGACGCCGGCTGGGCGCGAGACCTGGTAGTCGGAATCGGTTGCGCGATGTTCGCGCTGGCTCTCCTGGCGGCGACGCCGATCATGGTGGCGCTGGTGGCCCGTCTGCGCACCGGGGACCTCGGTGCGGCCAACATGATGCCGACCTGGTGGATCGTGCTCGGTCCGCTCGGCCAGTCGGTCACCGCCGCATGCCTTCTGGCGCATGTTGCGCCGCAGGTCGTCTCGACGCCGATCGCCGCGGCGATGCACGACTTCTCTCTCACCTATGGGCTGGTCGTCTGGGTGGCGGCCACCTTCTGGATCGGGATCGCCGCGCGGCTCACCGTGCGCACGACGCGCACCGGCATGCCCTTCGCGATGACGTGGTGGTCCTTCACCTTCCCGGTCGGCACCTACGTCACGGCGTCGAGCGCGCTCGCACTCACCCTGGGCTGGAGGGTCTTCCAGGTGGCGGCCGTCGCCGGGTTCGTCATCCTGGTGACCGCATGGACGGTCGTCGCCGCGCGCACCGTGCGTGGCATGGCGTCGGGCGAACTGCTCCGGGTGCCGGTGCCGGTGCCGGTGTGA
- a CDS encoding DUF222 domain-containing protein — translation MLDAINELRLLRNVIDHQIAVHVSAFDDSGAAEKAGSTTRGVLIEMGMPPSVAQRYLRIGGSLESLSKVAGCAAEGYLACECVDAIVRGVNHIEKRSPSAISESDRDIYEAEFFTQAFSGATPAEIDEHARSIGHRIADAGDGGVPAAEDATLNSVTGHVTGDGRVAIAADVTAVIGEKFLSMIDERSCPRPEPDGAADRRSREQRWADGFEVLLDQAAIGATVTTAGSA, via the coding sequence GTGCTCGATGCGATAAACGAGCTTCGGTTGTTGCGCAACGTCATCGACCACCAGATCGCCGTCCACGTCTCGGCCTTCGACGACTCCGGCGCTGCCGAGAAGGCGGGGTCGACGACGCGGGGGGTGTTGATCGAGATGGGTATGCCGCCGTCGGTCGCACAGCGGTATCTGCGGATCGGTGGCAGCCTCGAGTCGCTGTCGAAGGTAGCCGGCTGCGCGGCGGAGGGCTACCTGGCCTGTGAATGCGTCGATGCGATCGTCCGCGGAGTCAACCACATCGAGAAGCGTTCACCGTCAGCGATTTCTGAAAGCGACCGCGACATCTACGAAGCCGAATTCTTCACGCAAGCATTCTCCGGTGCCACCCCGGCGGAGATCGATGAGCACGCCCGGAGCATCGGGCATCGGATCGCAGACGCTGGTGATGGTGGTGTCCCCGCGGCCGAGGATGCCACGCTGAACTCGGTGACCGGACACGTCACCGGGGACGGTCGGGTGGCGATCGCCGCGGACGTGACCGCGGTGATCGGCGAGAAATTCCTGTCTATGATCGATGAACGTTCCTGTCCCCGGCCCGAACCCGACGGCGCCGCAGACCGCCGCTCGCGGGAACAGCGGTGGGCCGACGGCTTCGAGGTGCTGCTCGACCAGGCCGCGATCGGCGCGACCGTCACCACCGCCGGGTCTGCGTAG
- a CDS encoding VOC family protein has product MAEYAAPSGAPIWFDLMSSDTAKAEDFYGQIFGWEAETPNEEFGGYRNFYKNGKRVAGLSPTMEGAGPPNIWSVYLHAEDAEATAKAVEAAGGSIMVPPMAIGDEGTMMVAVDTAGAVIGFWQPGTHQGYAEYGDHGTPYWFECQSKDYAKSLDFYRTVLGARIEEVGTGGDPDAVGPDNYGQIFYGDLSYAGIMDAAKMFPPEVPSFWQLYITVDDVAASVKQAETLGAEILMPGEDTPWGTLAAIKDPLGALICLGHPPAGM; this is encoded by the coding sequence ATGGCTGAGTACGCAGCCCCCTCGGGGGCGCCGATCTGGTTCGACCTGATGAGCAGCGACACCGCGAAGGCCGAGGACTTCTACGGCCAGATCTTCGGCTGGGAGGCCGAGACACCGAACGAGGAGTTCGGTGGCTACCGCAACTTTTACAAGAACGGCAAGCGCGTCGCCGGGCTGAGTCCGACGATGGAGGGCGCCGGGCCGCCCAACATCTGGTCGGTGTATCTGCACGCCGAGGACGCCGAGGCCACCGCGAAGGCGGTCGAGGCGGCGGGCGGCAGCATCATGGTGCCGCCGATGGCGATCGGCGACGAGGGCACGATGATGGTGGCCGTCGACACCGCCGGCGCGGTCATCGGGTTCTGGCAGCCGGGCACCCACCAGGGTTACGCCGAGTACGGCGACCACGGCACGCCGTACTGGTTCGAGTGTCAGAGCAAGGACTACGCCAAGTCCCTGGACTTCTACCGCACGGTGCTCGGGGCGCGGATCGAGGAGGTCGGCACCGGAGGCGACCCCGATGCCGTCGGACCCGACAATTACGGTCAGATCTTCTACGGCGACCTGTCGTACGCCGGGATCATGGACGCCGCCAAGATGTTTCCGCCCGAGGTGCCGTCGTTCTGGCAGCTCTACATCACCGTCGACGACGTCGCGGCGAGCGTGAAGCAGGCCGAGACCCTCGGCGCCGAGATCCTGATGCCCGGCGAGGACACCCCATGGGGAACACTCGCCGCGATCAAGGACCCGCTGGGTGCGTTGATCTGCCTGGGCCATCCGCCGGCAGGCATGTGA
- a CDS encoding C40 family peptidase has protein sequence MSDLRTRCTRVTCAVAISAALSVAAPFAGSPFADAGRAAAAGSSSGSSDSTGSVPIYLPIPTPTGLTALAAAMTQIGKPYRWGGTGPHSWDCSGLMQWAFYTAGVKLPRTSQQQARVGNAIPLSALAPGDIIIFGRDAGHVGIYAGGGRLFNAYTTGKPIGFTKVKDMGPIKTIRRFG, from the coding sequence ATGTCCGATTTGCGAACCCGCTGTACGCGGGTCACCTGCGCTGTTGCCATTTCCGCCGCTCTGTCCGTCGCGGCGCCGTTCGCGGGTTCTCCTTTTGCCGATGCCGGTCGCGCCGCCGCGGCCGGTTCCAGCTCCGGCTCCAGCGACTCGACAGGCTCGGTGCCGATCTACCTCCCCATCCCCACCCCCACCGGCCTGACCGCCCTCGCCGCGGCGATGACTCAGATCGGCAAACCGTACCGATGGGGTGGCACCGGCCCCCACTCCTGGGACTGCTCCGGCCTGATGCAGTGGGCCTTCTACACCGCAGGCGTCAAACTGCCCCGGACCAGCCAGCAACAGGCGAGGGTCGGCAATGCGATCCCGCTCAGCGCCCTCGCCCCCGGCGACATCATCATCTTCGGCCGCGACGCCGGTCACGTCGGCATCTACGCCGGCGGCGGCCGCCTGTTCAACGCCTACACCACCGGCAAACCCATCGGCTTCACCAAGGTCAAGGACATGGGTCCCATCAAGACGATTCGTCGTTTCGGCTGA